A DNA window from Undibacterium sp. YM2 contains the following coding sequences:
- the thiS gene encoding sulfur carrier protein ThiS, producing the protein MVEIQLNGEKRQLASPLLTDLIAELNLSQQAIAVAVNRQIIPRSQWAEHQLRVDDKVDVVRAIGGG; encoded by the coding sequence ATGGTGGAGATACAGCTCAATGGAGAGAAGCGGCAACTGGCGAGTCCGCTGCTGACCGATTTGATCGCTGAATTGAATCTGTCACAGCAGGCGATTGCGGTGGCAGTGAATCGGCAGATTATTCCGCGGTCGCAGTGGGCAGAGCATCAGTTGCGGGTCGATGACAAGGTTGATGTGGTGAGGGCGATTGGCGGTGGATGA
- a CDS encoding UvrD-helicase domain-containing protein yields MQNLLHNLNPEQLAAVTLPAQSALILAGAGSGKTRVLTTRIAWLIQTGQVSPGGILAVTFTNKAAKEMLTRLSAMLPINTRGMWIGTFHGLCNRLLRAHHRDAGLPSTFQILDSGDQLSFIKRLLKANNIDDEKFPPKTLMYFINGAKDQGLRAAQVDAYDDFNRKLVGLYDLYDTQCQREGVVDFAELLLRTYELLSRNQPLREHYQDRFRHILVDEFQDTNDLQYKWLKLMAGEGGKKGGAVFAVGDDDQSIYAFRGANVGNMSAFEREFQVQNLIKLEQNYRSHGHILDSANVLIEHNSKRLGKNLRTDAGHGEPVRIMESSSDIQEANWIIEEAKSLIREGSLRSEIAILYRSNAQSRVIEHALFTANIPYRVYGGQRFFERAEIKHAIAYLQLMDNPHNDSAFLRVVNFPTRGIGARSLEQLQDVARQQNISMYAAVPYVAGKAGSSLASFVKLIEGARFETQNLPLPEMVKIVLEVSSLLTHYQTEKEGADRIENLEQLVSAATLFVSEEGFNKEAPAFAGPASSAAVLLQSENGDQIIDADAALPTVMSPLSAFLSHASLEAGDNQAQAGQDAMQLMTVHSAKGLEFDAVFITGLEEGLFPHENSAQEDSGVEEERRLMYVAITRARKRLYLSFSQTRMLHGQTRYNMRSRFLDELPEESLKWLTPRVQPTWFGNEKSAWDEAPDDAANRISQTFKKSNETMGWRIGQNVAHGKFGEGVIVKIEGGSGGASPSAHINFGKFGMKQLDLTIAKLEKI; encoded by the coding sequence ATGCAAAATTTACTCCACAACTTAAATCCCGAACAACTTGCTGCCGTGACCTTGCCGGCGCAGTCTGCCCTGATTTTGGCTGGTGCCGGTTCTGGCAAGACACGTGTGCTGACTACCCGCATCGCATGGCTGATACAGACTGGCCAGGTGTCGCCCGGCGGCATACTGGCCGTGACCTTTACCAACAAGGCCGCCAAGGAGATGCTGACGCGTTTGTCTGCCATGTTGCCGATTAATACACGCGGCATGTGGATAGGCACTTTCCATGGCCTGTGTAACCGCCTCTTGCGCGCCCATCACCGCGATGCCGGTTTACCATCGACTTTCCAGATACTTGATTCTGGCGACCAGTTATCCTTCATCAAGCGTTTGCTGAAGGCCAATAATATCGATGATGAAAAGTTCCCGCCCAAGACCTTGATGTATTTCATCAACGGTGCCAAGGACCAGGGTTTGCGTGCAGCGCAAGTCGATGCCTATGATGACTTCAACCGCAAGCTGGTTGGCTTGTATGATCTGTATGACACGCAATGCCAGCGCGAAGGTGTGGTTGATTTTGCTGAGCTTTTGTTGCGCACCTATGAATTGCTGAGCCGTAACCAGCCGCTGCGCGAGCATTACCAGGACAGGTTCCGCCACATCCTCGTCGATGAGTTCCAGGATACCAATGACCTGCAATACAAGTGGCTGAAGCTGATGGCAGGCGAGGGTGGTAAAAAAGGTGGTGCGGTGTTTGCCGTCGGTGATGACGACCAGAGTATCTATGCCTTCCGTGGTGCCAATGTCGGTAATATGTCCGCCTTTGAGCGTGAATTCCAGGTACAGAACCTGATCAAGCTGGAGCAAAATTACCGCTCCCATGGACATATCCTCGACAGTGCCAATGTGCTCATAGAACACAATAGCAAACGCCTGGGCAAGAATTTGCGTACGGATGCAGGTCACGGTGAGCCAGTGCGCATCATGGAATCCAGTAGCGATATACAAGAGGCCAACTGGATCATAGAAGAAGCCAAGAGCCTGATACGTGAGGGTTCATTACGCAGCGAGATCGCGATACTTTATCGTTCGAACGCGCAGTCACGTGTCATAGAACATGCGCTGTTCACGGCGAATATCCCTTACCGCGTATATGGTGGCCAGCGCTTTTTCGAGCGTGCCGAGATCAAGCATGCGATCGCCTATCTGCAATTGATGGACAACCCGCATAATGATTCTGCTTTTTTGCGTGTAGTGAACTTCCCTACCCGTGGCATAGGTGCACGCTCACTGGAGCAATTGCAGGATGTCGCCAGGCAGCAAAATATCTCCATGTATGCTGCAGTACCTTATGTGGCTGGCAAGGCTGGTTCTTCTCTGGCGAGTTTTGTCAAATTGATCGAAGGTGCGCGTTTTGAAACCCAGAACCTGCCTTTGCCCGAGATGGTCAAGATCGTGCTGGAAGTCAGCAGTCTGCTGACGCATTACCAGACTGAAAAAGAAGGCGCAGACCGCATAGAAAACCTGGAGCAGCTCGTCAGCGCTGCCACCCTGTTTGTGTCGGAAGAGGGTTTCAATAAAGAAGCGCCAGCCTTTGCCGGGCCAGCCAGCAGTGCTGCTGTTTTGCTGCAGAGCGAGAATGGTGATCAGATCATCGATGCCGACGCGGCCTTGCCAACAGTGATGTCGCCGCTGTCTGCTTTCCTGTCGCATGCTTCTCTCGAAGCGGGTGACAACCAGGCGCAGGCCGGGCAAGATGCCATGCAGTTGATGACGGTGCATTCCGCCAAGGGCCTGGAGTTTGATGCGGTATTTATTACCGGTCTCGAAGAAGGCTTGTTCCCGCATGAAAACAGTGCGCAGGAAGACAGTGGTGTAGAAGAAGAACGCCGCCTCATGTATGTGGCGATTACACGTGCGCGCAAGCGCCTGTACTTGAGTTTCTCACAAACCCGCATGCTGCATGGCCAGACCCGTTACAACATGCGTTCCCGCTTCCTTGATGAGTTGCCGGAAGAATCATTGAAGTGGTTGACGCCGCGTGTACAGCCGACCTGGTTCGGTAATGAAAAATCTGCCTGGGATGAAGCGCCGGATGATGCTGCTAACCGTATTTCCCAGACTTTTAAGAAGAGTAATGAAACTATGGGTTGGCGCATAGGCCAGAATGTGGCTCACGGAAAATTTGGCGAAGGTGTGATAGTGAAGATTGAAGGCGGGAGTGGCGGTGCCAGTCCGAGTGCACACATTAATTTCGGTAAATTTGGAATGAAGCAGTTAGACTTAACTATTGCAAAATTAGAAAAAATTTAG
- a CDS encoding endonuclease domain-containing protein, which translates to MKNFANETLIKTAKVLRKNMTDAEKKLWQGLRGEQFGVKFRRQYPYQHFVLDFVCLEKCLVIEVDGGQHAEAEVYDMHRTEVLKKAGFTVLRFWNNQVLNETSTVMEEIWRHINQEETKED; encoded by the coding sequence ATGAAAAACTTTGCCAATGAAACCTTAATCAAAACAGCAAAAGTCTTACGTAAAAATATGACCGATGCCGAGAAAAAATTATGGCAAGGCTTGCGTGGTGAGCAGTTTGGTGTGAAATTCAGACGGCAATATCCATATCAACATTTCGTACTGGATTTTGTGTGCCTGGAAAAGTGTTTAGTGATTGAAGTTGATGGCGGACAGCACGCTGAAGCGGAGGTCTATGACATGCATAGAACTGAAGTGCTGAAGAAGGCAGGTTTTACTGTCTTACGTTTTTGGAATAATCAGGTACTTAATGAAACCTCTACTGTAATGGAGGAAATTTGGCGGCATATAAATCAAGAAGAAACTAAAGAAGACTGA
- a CDS encoding thiazole synthase, protein MNTENTQGLSIAGKTYRSRLLVGSGKYKDLEQTRLATEASGADIITVAIRRVNIGQDPNAPSLLDVVPPSKYTILPNSAGCYNAEDAVYTLQLGRELLGGHKLCKLEVLGDEKTLFPNMPETLKAAKILVQDGFDVMVYCSDDPIQARMLEDIGCVAIMPLASLIGSGMGILNPWNLSLIIEQSKVPVLVDAGVGTASDAAIAMELGCDGVLMNTAIADAKDPVRMARAMGLAVEAGREAFLAGRMPRKFAASPSSPMAGRIV, encoded by the coding sequence ATGAACACAGAAAACACTCAAGGCTTAAGCATAGCCGGAAAAACCTACCGCTCCCGCCTGCTGGTTGGCAGCGGTAAATACAAGGACCTCGAACAAACCCGTCTGGCAACAGAAGCCAGCGGAGCCGATATCATCACGGTGGCCATACGTCGCGTGAACATAGGACAAGACCCGAATGCACCAAGCTTGCTGGACGTAGTACCACCAAGCAAATACACCATACTGCCAAATTCAGCCGGTTGCTACAACGCCGAAGATGCGGTGTATACCTTGCAACTCGGACGTGAATTATTGGGTGGTCACAAGCTTTGTAAGCTGGAGGTACTGGGTGATGAGAAAACCCTGTTCCCGAATATGCCGGAAACACTGAAGGCTGCCAAAATTCTGGTGCAGGATGGTTTCGATGTCATGGTGTATTGCAGTGATGACCCCATACAGGCGCGTATGCTGGAAGACATAGGCTGCGTTGCCATCATGCCGCTGGCTTCATTGATCGGTTCAGGCATGGGTATCCTGAATCCCTGGAATCTGTCGCTGATTATCGAACAGTCCAAAGTACCGGTACTGGTCGATGCTGGCGTAGGTACGGCATCGGATGCAGCGATAGCCATGGAGCTCGGTTGTGATGGTGTGTTGATGAATACCGCCATCGCAGATGCCAAAGACCCGGTACGCATGGCACGCGCCATGGGTCTTGCGGTGGAGGCAGGGCGTGAGGCATTCCTGGCAGGTCGCATGCCGCGCAAGTTTGCCGCCTCACCATCGTCACCGATGGCTGGCCGCATAGTCTGA
- the thiC gene encoding phosphomethylpyrimidine synthase ThiC, with translation MNANPQFLSATATVDEAAIQPLPNSRKTYVQGSRPDIRVPMREITQSDTPAMFGSEKNPPIYVYDTSGPYTDPEVKIDIRSGLASVRGAWIAERNDTEELAGPTSEYGIARLHDPKLAELRFNLKRLPRRALAGKNVSQMHYARQGIITPEMEFVSIRENLRRKEYLENLKASGPMGSKLAEVMGRQHPGQSFGASIPAEITPEFVRSEIARGRAIIPANINHPEIEPMIIGRNFMVKINANIGNSAVTSSIGEEVEKMTWAIRWGGDNVMDLSTGKHIHETREWIIRNSPVPIGTVPIYQALEKVNGKAEDLTWEIFRDTLIEQAEQGVDYFTIHAGVRLQYVPMTAKRLTGIVSRGGSIMAKWCLAHHKESFLYEHFEDICEIMKAYDVSFSLGDGLRPGSIYDANDEAQLGELKTLGELTQIAWKHDVQVMIEGPGHVPMHLIKENMDLQLEQCHEAPFYTLGPLTTDIAPGYDHITSGIGAAQIGWYGTAMLCYVTPKEHLGLPNKVDVKDGIITYKIAAHAADLAKGHPGAQIRDNALSKARFEFRWEDQFNIGLDPDKAREFHDETLPKDSAKVAHFCSMCGPHFCSMKITQEVRDYANAQGISEIQALKQGMEVKAVEFIKSGAEIYKKQ, from the coding sequence ATGAACGCCAACCCGCAATTCTTGTCCGCTACCGCCACGGTAGACGAGGCAGCCATACAGCCACTGCCGAATTCCCGCAAGACCTATGTACAGGGTAGTCGCCCTGATATCCGCGTACCCATGCGCGAAATTACGCAGTCTGATACACCGGCCATGTTTGGTTCGGAAAAAAATCCGCCCATCTATGTCTACGATACTTCCGGCCCTTACACCGATCCTGAAGTAAAAATCGATATCCGCTCTGGCCTGGCATCCGTACGCGGTGCCTGGATAGCCGAGCGCAATGACACTGAAGAACTGGCAGGCCCGACATCGGAATACGGTATCGCCCGCCTGCATGATCCCAAACTGGCTGAGCTGCGCTTCAACCTCAAGCGCCTGCCGCGCCGTGCACTGGCAGGCAAGAATGTCTCGCAAATGCACTATGCGCGCCAGGGCATCATCACGCCGGAAATGGAATTTGTCTCTATCCGCGAAAACCTGCGCAGGAAAGAATATCTGGAAAACCTGAAAGCCTCTGGCCCCATGGGCAGCAAGCTGGCAGAAGTCATGGGCCGCCAGCATCCTGGCCAGTCTTTTGGCGCTTCAATTCCCGCAGAAATCACGCCAGAATTCGTGCGTTCAGAAATCGCCCGTGGCCGTGCGATTATTCCTGCGAATATCAATCATCCTGAAATTGAGCCCATGATCATAGGCCGTAATTTCATGGTCAAGATCAATGCCAATATCGGCAATTCTGCAGTCACTTCTTCCATAGGTGAAGAAGTCGAAAAAATGACCTGGGCAATACGCTGGGGTGGCGACAATGTCATGGACCTTTCCACCGGCAAGCATATCCACGAAACCCGTGAATGGATTATCCGTAATTCACCCGTGCCTATTGGTACTGTGCCCATCTATCAGGCACTGGAAAAAGTGAATGGCAAGGCAGAAGACCTGACCTGGGAAATCTTCCGCGATACGCTGATTGAGCAAGCTGAGCAAGGCGTCGATTACTTCACCATCCATGCTGGCGTGCGCCTGCAATATGTGCCGATGACCGCCAAGCGTTTGACCGGCATCGTGTCACGTGGTGGTTCCATCATGGCGAAATGGTGTCTGGCGCATCATAAAGAAAGCTTCTTGTACGAGCATTTCGAAGACATTTGCGAAATAATGAAAGCCTATGACGTGTCCTTCAGCCTTGGCGATGGTCTGCGTCCGGGTTCCATCTATGATGCGAATGATGAAGCGCAGCTGGGTGAATTGAAAACCCTGGGCGAGCTGACTCAGATCGCCTGGAAGCATGATGTACAAGTCATGATAGAAGGCCCCGGCCACGTGCCCATGCACCTCATCAAAGAGAACATGGACCTGCAACTTGAGCAATGCCATGAAGCGCCTTTCTATACTCTGGGCCCTTTGACGACAGACATCGCCCCTGGTTACGACCACATCACCTCCGGCATAGGTGCAGCCCAGATAGGCTGGTATGGCACTGCCATGCTGTGCTATGTGACACCGAAAGAACATCTGGGTTTGCCTAACAAGGTCGATGTCAAGGACGGCATCATCACCTACAAGATTGCTGCCCATGCCGCTGATCTGGCAAAAGGCCATCCCGGTGCGCAGATACGTGACAATGCCTTGTCCAAGGCCCGCTTTGAATTCCGCTGGGAAGACCAGTTCAACATCGGCCTCGACCCCGACAAGGCGCGTGAATTCCATGACGAGACATTGCCCAAGGATTCTGCCAAGGTCGCCCACTTCTGCTCCATGTGCGGCCCGCATTTCTGCTCGATGAAAATCACGCAGGAAGTGCGCGACTATGCCAATGCACAAGGTATCAGCGAAATCCAGGCCTTGAAGCAGGGCATGGAAGTCAAGGCAGTTGAGTTCATCAAATCCGGCGCGGAAATCTACAAGAAGCAATAG
- the coq7 gene encoding 2-polyprenyl-3-methyl-6-methoxy-1,4-benzoquinone monooxygenase encodes MNLPTTSPRVSLDQIISKFDRALRVVSGQAMSRRTYPGHDLPDGNLSEQEKSHSAGLMRVNHVGEICAQALYDSQGANAHTEDIRQQFEHSGIEEEDHLAWTAKRLHELNSHTSFLNPLWYAGAYACGTLAARFGDAVSLGFVVETEKQVEAHLASHLKKLPAEDQRSRAVVEQMRVDEIAHGAAAQALGASTLPAPVQAGMKFMAKVMTTTAYYV; translated from the coding sequence ATGAATCTTCCAACAACATCTCCCAGGGTCAGCCTGGATCAAATAATCAGCAAATTTGACCGCGCCCTGCGTGTGGTCAGCGGCCAGGCCATGTCCAGGCGCACCTACCCTGGTCATGATTTGCCCGATGGTAATTTGTCAGAACAGGAGAAATCCCATAGCGCAGGTTTGATGCGTGTTAATCATGTCGGTGAAATTTGCGCCCAGGCCCTGTACGACTCTCAGGGCGCGAATGCGCATACGGAAGATATACGCCAGCAGTTCGAGCATTCCGGCATAGAAGAAGAAGATCACCTGGCCTGGACGGCAAAAAGGTTGCATGAACTGAATTCACATACCAGCTTCCTGAATCCGCTGTGGTATGCCGGGGCCTATGCCTGTGGCACATTGGCCGCCAGGTTTGGTGATGCCGTCAGTCTGGGATTTGTTGTTGAAACAGAAAAACAGGTAGAGGCACACCTGGCCAGCCACCTCAAGAAATTACCGGCAGAAGACCAGCGCTCACGCGCCGTGGTAGAACAGATGCGCGTTGATGAAATTGCCCACGGTGCAGCGGCGCAAGCTTTGGGTGCCAGCACCCTGCCTGCTCCCGTGCAGGCGGGTATGAAGTTCATGGCCAAGGTCATGACGACGACGGCTTATTATGTTTAA
- the thiE gene encoding thiamine phosphate synthase: protein MNNLSKHQLSGLYIVTPDWDDTAKLLEVTEQALLGGANIVQYRHKTASDALRSTQALALLALCRRFNKPFIINDHLQLCLDIDADGLHVGGTDISVADARAKLGAGKILGASCYGDLELARSAIQGDASYIAFGGFYPSRIKKYAVTTPASIVGDAVREFDVPNVVIGGMTLENCQPLLAQGAHMVAAISSVYMAEQPQQAARAFASLFA, encoded by the coding sequence ATGAATAATTTGAGCAAGCATCAACTCAGTGGCCTGTACATCGTTACCCCCGACTGGGACGATACGGCAAAGCTGCTTGAAGTCACCGAACAAGCTCTGCTGGGCGGTGCAAATATCGTGCAATACCGCCACAAGACTGCCAGCGATGCATTGCGCAGTACACAGGCACTGGCCTTGCTGGCACTCTGCCGCCGCTTTAACAAGCCCTTCATCATCAATGACCATCTGCAACTCTGCCTCGATATTGATGCCGATGGACTGCATGTGGGTGGTACGGATATCTCAGTAGCCGATGCCAGAGCCAAGCTGGGCGCGGGCAAAATACTCGGTGCGTCCTGTTATGGTGACCTGGAACTGGCTCGTAGCGCCATTCAGGGTGATGCAAGTTATATTGCATTTGGCGGTTTCTACCCTTCCCGTATCAAAAAATATGCAGTAACCACACCCGCCAGCATAGTTGGAGATGCGGTCAGGGAATTTGATGTGCCAAATGTCGTCATCGGTGGCATGACCTTGGAAAACTGTCAGCCCCTGCTCGCACAAGGCGCGCACATGGTAGCCGCAATCAGCAGCGTGTATATGGCAGAGCAGCCGCAACAGGCGGCACGGGCATTTGCCAGCTTGTTTGCTTAG
- the dapA gene encoding 4-hydroxy-tetrahydrodipicolinate synthase, which translates to MSSSNNSNSSNFSNTHIDSSHHNRHRDFSGIWVALITPFCNGPEAAVDVPALQALARKLIKEGVTGLVVCGSTGEAAALSEEEQLQVLDAVLAVVSPNQVIMGLSGNHMGQVLHRLAAIGQRQLAGVLVTPPYYIRPSQAGILHYFHEIAEASAVPVVLYNIPYRTGVNMELPTLQQLAKHPNIVAIKDCGGNLQTTMQLITDGNIQVLTGEDHQLFATLCLGGAGGILASAHLRPDLFMRMQALISTGELAQARRIFYRLLPVMLALFEEPNPAPLKAALAASGLIKANLRPPMLGASAKTKDKLLREIAQLDLLQ; encoded by the coding sequence ATGTCCAGCAGTAATAATAGCAATAGCAGCAATTTCAGTAACACTCATATTGACTCCAGTCACCACAACAGGCATCGCGATTTTTCTGGCATCTGGGTAGCCCTGATAACGCCATTTTGCAATGGCCCGGAAGCGGCAGTGGATGTCCCCGCACTGCAAGCATTGGCCCGCAAATTGATCAAGGAAGGTGTCACTGGCCTGGTCGTCTGTGGTTCCACCGGCGAGGCAGCCGCCCTCAGTGAGGAAGAACAATTGCAAGTGCTGGATGCAGTGCTGGCCGTGGTATCGCCCAATCAAGTCATCATGGGCTTGAGCGGTAATCACATGGGGCAAGTCTTGCACAGGCTGGCAGCCATAGGGCAAAGACAGCTTGCTGGAGTACTGGTCACGCCACCGTATTACATACGGCCATCACAGGCAGGTATCTTGCACTACTTCCATGAAATTGCCGAGGCGTCTGCTGTGCCGGTAGTGCTGTACAACATTCCTTACCGCACGGGCGTAAATATGGAATTACCCACGCTGCAGCAATTGGCAAAACATCCGAATATCGTCGCCATCAAGGATTGCGGCGGCAATCTGCAAACCACCATGCAACTCATCACCGACGGCAACATACAGGTGCTGACCGGAGAAGACCATCAATTGTTTGCTACCCTTTGCCTCGGCGGTGCTGGTGGCATACTGGCGTCCGCCCATTTGCGGCCTGATCTTTTCATGCGCATGCAAGCATTGATCTCTACAGGTGAGCTGGCACAGGCCAGGCGTATTTTTTATCGGCTGCTACCGGTCATGCTGGCCCTGTTTGAAGAACCCAATCCGGCTCCGCTGAAGGCGGCACTGGCAGCATCAGGTCTGATAAAAGCAAATCTGCGCCCTCCTATGTTGGGGGCAAGTGCAAAGACCAAAGACAAACTCTTGCGCGAGATCGCACAACTTGATCTGCTTCAATAG
- a CDS encoding hydroxymethylpyrimidine/phosphomethylpyrimidine kinase, with protein sequence MKTTTRPCVLVFAGHDPSGGAGIQADIEAIAAQGAHALPVITALTVQDNDHAYAVHAVDVQIILQQAMTLVAKIPVKVIKLGIVAHKKNATAIASFIQKMKLQQPDLQVIVDTVLGSGHGDSLSLDNPVEAIEPLLKVATLITPNLPELKRLSPHCMDMQAQVENLMQTCEADVLLKGGHATEAQVKNIWFQHGQWQTAQEWLWPRLPGEFHGSGCTLASAIAGQLAIGASLPVALQQAQSYTQQSLQHAYAIAAGQLIPARQPVPTTRKKS encoded by the coding sequence ATGAAGACAACTACGCGTCCCTGTGTGCTGGTATTTGCCGGGCATGACCCAAGCGGTGGTGCTGGCATACAGGCCGACATAGAAGCCATCGCCGCGCAGGGTGCGCATGCCCTGCCGGTGATTACCGCATTGACTGTGCAAGACAATGACCATGCCTATGCGGTGCATGCGGTCGATGTGCAGATTATCTTGCAGCAAGCGATGACCCTGGTCGCCAAGATACCAGTCAAGGTCATCAAGCTGGGCATCGTCGCGCATAAAAAGAATGCGACAGCGATCGCCAGTTTTATCCAGAAGATGAAACTGCAACAGCCTGATTTGCAAGTCATTGTTGATACTGTATTGGGCAGCGGTCACGGTGACAGTTTGTCGCTCGATAACCCGGTAGAGGCGATTGAGCCTTTATTGAAAGTCGCAACCCTGATCACTCCGAATCTGCCTGAGCTAAAACGCCTGTCACCACATTGTATGGATATGCAGGCACAGGTAGAAAACCTCATGCAAACCTGTGAGGCGGATGTCTTGTTGAAAGGTGGGCATGCAACAGAAGCGCAGGTTAAAAATATCTGGTTCCAGCATGGGCAATGGCAGACTGCACAAGAATGGCTGTGGCCACGTTTACCCGGCGAATTTCACGGCAGCGGCTGCACCCTGGCGTCGGCGATAGCCGGGCAACTGGCAATTGGCGCCAGCTTGCCTGTGGCGTTGCAACAGGCGCAAAGCTATACCCAGCAGAGTTTGCAACATGCGTATGCGATTGCCGCAGGGCAGCTCATTCCGGCACGTCAGCCAGTTCCGACTACAAGAAAGAAATCATGA